The proteins below come from a single Malus sylvestris chromosome 3, drMalSylv7.2, whole genome shotgun sequence genomic window:
- the LOC126615456 gene encoding putative disease resistance protein RGA3 yields the protein MEDIGNEYFDILLQSSLFQDASMSDNGIVSKCKMHDLVHDLAKLISKSEILTEDLCDTGNAVEIRHVARVSTFILENILERDARKLRSLFFDDGEVPNNILLRFKALRVLNLCNANIEEFPVSVGKLKHLRYLDISETRFKTLPNSIGKLYNLQTLRATNCALKEFPKELQSLINLRHIYFDQSTKFPQGIRRLTCLRTLPYFSVGNEIGRQIEELAGLKQLKGKLIICNLEHVKNGKEAKKAKLEDKTKVCHLSFKWTEDRSITNNNEDEAVLEGLRPHPGLESLCIENFMGDRFPSWMMRRPLLLNNLKDIQLLGCDKCGGVPSLGHLPNLTKLKINGMAKLTCLGVEFYGYDLVHSVTTTSKEIITLFPALKVLYISRCGDLIEWKEAPTMSTKNVVVFPCLEKLTIDSCSKLRNAPSHFPYLQNLEIISCDSRTPIEEISSGLTTLTSLKIKDIKELTCLPQGMLKNNNNLLSLEISDCDDLTCIASDVFGSCVSLAKLKIWDCRKLRHLADGLDTLPLLEELTIKKCPSLELIPITQGMASLRELEIGNCEGLSSLPSGLEYCTALQTLKAHLVYGPASWNWK from the exons ATGGAAGACATAGGCAATGAATATTTTGATATTCTATTGCAGAGCTCCTTGTTTCAAGATGCTTCAATGAGTGACAATGGCATTGTTAGCAAATGCAAGATGCATGATCTTGTGCACGATTTGGCAAAACTTATATCCAAATCTGAAATCTTGACGGAAGACTTATGTGACACTGGTAATGCAGTTGAGATTCGACATGTTGCTCGGGTTTCTACTTTTATACTAGAAAACATTCTAGAAAGAGATGCCAGGAAATTGCGATCGTTGTTTTTTGACGATGGTGAAGTTCCTAATAACATTCTTCTACGATTCAAAGCTTTACGCGTCTTAAATTTGTGTAATGCTAATATTGAAGAATTTCCAGTTTCAGTTGGAAAGCTGAAACACTTGAGGTATCTTGACATTTCCGAAACAAGATTCAAAACACTCCCCAACTCTATAGGCAAGCTCTATAACCTACAGACGTTACGAGCAACAAATTGTGCCCTTAAAGAGTTTCCAAAAGAACTGCAAAGCTTGATCAACCTGAGgcatatttattttgatcagAGTACGAAATTTCCACAGGGTATAAGGCGATTGACTTGCCTTCGAACATTACCTTACTTTTCGGTGGGTAATGAGATTGGTCGTCAAATTGAAGAGTTGGCTGGCTTGAAACAATTGAaaggtaaattaattatttgtaaTCTGGAGCACGTGAAGAATGGAAAAGAAGCAAAGAAAGCTAAGTTGGAGGATAAGACGAAGGTATGCCATTTAAGCTTCAAATGGACAGAAGATAGGTCAATAACCAACAACAATGAGGATGAGGCTGTACTGGAAGGCCTTCGACCGCATCCTGGGTTGGAAAGCTTATGTATTGAAAACTTCATGGGAGATAGGTTCCCATCGTGGATGATGAGAAGGCCATTACTGCTCAACAACTTGAAGGACATTCAGCTACTTGGATGCGACAAATGTGGAGGAGTCCCATCGCTTGGTCATCTACCCAATCTTACGAAGCTTAAGATTAATGGAATGGCTAAGTTGACATGCCTTGGAGTTGAATTCTATGGTTATGATCTTGTCCACAGTGTAACCACGACAAGTAAGGAGATAATTACTTTATTTCCTGCACTAAAAGTATTATATATATCTAGGTGTGGTGATCTAATTGAATGGAAGGAAGCACCAACGATGTCAACAAAAAACGTAGTGGTTTTTCCTTGCCTCGAGAAGTTGACCATTGATAGTTGTTCCAAATTGAGAAATGCTCCAAGTCATTTTCCATATCTCCAAAATTTGGAGATAATTTCATGTGATAGCAGAACGCCAATAGAAGAAATAAGCAGTGGATTGACAACTCTCACTTCCCTCAAAATAAAAGATATTAAGGAGCTTACTTGTTTGCCACAAGGGATGTTGAAGAACAACAATAATCTCTTATCTTTGGAGATAAGTGATTGCGATGATTTAACTTGTATTGCCTCAGATGTATTTGGTTCTTGCGTCTCTCTTGCgaaattgaaaatttgggaTTGTAGAAAGCTGAGGCATTTGGCGGATGGGCTAGATACACTCCCTCTCCTTGAGGAACTGACTATTAAGAAATGTCCTAGTCTAGAGTTGATTCCAATTACACAGGGCATGGCATCTCTACGGGAATTAGAGATTGGTAATTGTGAAGGATTGTCTAGCCTACCGAGTGGGTTAGAGTACTGCACCGCCCTCCAGACATTGAAG GCCCACTTAGTGTATGGGCCTGCCTCGTGGAATTGGAAATAA